The DNA region TTTTTTTGttaggaacttttattttatttatttatttttcttgttgaatgtttgtttgtttttttttaaataataaaacatttctATTTTGAATGTTCGTTGAGGTGCGCACCATAACCCGTTTCGTTAGAATTGCTGATAGCTATCAAAGTGCAAGTATTGtcgtatattttattatttgagtgTGATCCTTTTCGAGTCACGATAATATcttagtaaaattattttaataatattaactataaaatttgaTCAAACAAAAAATTCGGTTTCATTGCTTCAAACTATTTGGTGGTAGGTAAATATTTATATCCATCTCCATCGATAATATAATCATAAGAGTAATTCCACATAAGGCTGGTCACAGAGTTGTATTAACCAAATCAAGAGAAACCTTGCATTGAAAGCTGACATTAATTTCTATAATCAGAAATTCATTCATACAAGCTGCTAGATAATTTCATATGTTTTCGTAAAACATATAATGTAATTTCCCTATAAAAAGCTAGTTTCTACGTGGAGCAAAGCATCTTATTTTTCAGGTTTATAAACAGCGTAAATTGTGAAGAAGGTCTGTGCGATGGTAAGTAAAAGGAGGATCAAGGCAGCCAATGCCGATATAAACGACCATGGTGTTTCAAAGTAAGTATGTTTGAAGCTCGCCCACTGAACATACCAACTATTCCTGTAATGCTGATGAACATCTCTAAAGAGCTTAGATAAGTAACAGTTGTTAATATCAAATGCAGTATCTTTACCTATATTGTTGATGAACCGTGCGACTTCGCCTTCCGTTCCGAAATAGTTTTCCACGATGTTGCGCTCGCATAGGTATTCGACATCCTTGTAGCTGTTCACCAGGCAGTCCAGCATCGTAGCGTAATCCGTGAAGTGCTTGATGCGGCTCTGATGGCATTGCTCGAACGCCACACAGTTGAGCAAAAAAGAGCTCATGAAATCGTCCATGGTTATTGGAGGCATTTCGATCACGCCGTGCCGGAATTTCATTACCAAGAAGCTATCGGATTTCCCGGGAAGGAACTTGATTCCTGCGCGGCGGAGCTTGGAAATTGGATGGATTAACCGTGTCGGGGCAGAAACCTAGGACGGTTCGTGATCTTGTTCGGAAGGAATGAAGCTTGCACGGACCAAATCGAGCAAATGCTGGCCTTTCAGATCGTGAAACTTTGCAATAACTTCGTCTGGCCTTAACATTGCATTGTTGAAGAATCCCAAAGCAAGCATGGATAGGGACCGGCCAGATTTCTCGTCAGGCATCTTTGTTAAATCGAATAGACATTGAAGAATAAAGAAGGGAATCTGATTTTCCAATCGAAGGAAATCCCTGTAAAAAAAGGGTAAGATCCATAACATGGAGATTATAGGATCGTCAGGCTCAATTGAGACTATGTTTCCAACCTTACGAAACAAGTCAACAATGAAGCAACCATCAAGAACCATTATCTCCAGAAATTCATCGCTGCCAAGTTGAATAGTTTCTGAATAACAATCTCTTGCTTTCGCTTCCAGGGGCTGTAAAACCTTCAAAAGGTCATCCAATACTAAGCCTTTTTCTTTTATCCTTTTGAGCAAGAAGCCCAAATAGCGCCACTTGTGCTCCTCAATCATCCTAAGCCGAGGCTTCCCATGGTGATATGGCCCTATCGAGACAATACGAGGTTGATAGGCCTGGCCGTTGACCTCAACCAGGCTCTCTGGGACTCTGAAGATGCAGCATGAGGGCCTTCCGGCACTGATCGTCAGCAAACGCGGCGGCTCAGAGATTTTCCGGTGCATGGAAGCTAAGTGTTCCTCATTTCCTTCCATAATATGTATGATACGATTGCCTTCTCCTTCTGCTGCTGCACTTCTCATCCTTGTTATTTTAAAGTTGTATCCAATTTCTCTAGAGTTACGAGAAGAATCTGGTGATGATGATTCCATTACCAATCTCTGGTTGTGGGGAGGGATATAAGATAGGACGAGATCGGCTTACATGACCTTGCCTTTGGTTTTGGTTTAGGCTAAGGgcaatattaaatgaattatctGGCTCTTTTATGtgtataatacaaataaaaaaaattaaatattgaaatgacatttgaatattattatttattaaaatggtaTTTTTGAAACAATATCAAAGTGGGAAGGGGGAGAGATGGGCTATaccattttatttgattttatttaattatttttaaaagtgagGAGAGAGGAATGCGCAACACTAGTATAACAAAAATTAACATACTATATTATACGAATTCGTATATGGCATCGAGACTTGGAGGGCTATAGAGTGGTACCCATAGGCGGCACTAGTCTGATGGAGGTTTGACAGCAGGCTACATCAGTCTACTGAGGTGACCGCATGGTCACGGGGTCGTAAGCCcaaatcaaagtttttttttagagtaaattacaccaacagtcacacAACTTTGGGGTAGCAGACAAAACAGTCACCTAGGTtatatgtgacacccctaatttgaccctagtcgaaaagtggtttcgggaccacaaaatcgagtcataaaaataattagccgtcatattttatgactattatatgtgaatacgaatgtgtgaaagttttaagctttgatttagtaaattgcatgtgaatttagtcaataggacttatgtgtgacacttttgaaatgtgataggtcaaaacataaggatctattagtgcatgaaataaaaagggtggacttgcatgtcaatttcccccctaattagtagtggccggccatgagcatgagagtggacaaaatgttatggggtgaaacatgttggaaacatgttgtgttagtgtgttataggagaaagaatataataaagggttagtaataaagaaatgaaaagggaggggtgatgagaacaaagttgtctcatccatgttccccccattgccgtgacttgagaaggaaagaaaagaagaaatgggTTCTTCTTGGccaaaatgaaaagaggaagaaaagaaTGAAGCTAGAAAGGAGAGGGCAGCTGCATGtagtggaaaaccatgaaatttgttgcttaga from Gossypium hirsutum isolate 1008001.06 chromosome A04, Gossypium_hirsutum_v2.1, whole genome shotgun sequence includes:
- the LOC107948433 gene encoding LOW QUALITY PROTEIN: UPF0481 protein At3g47200 (The sequence of the model RefSeq protein was modified relative to this genomic sequence to represent the inferred CDS: substituted 1 base at 1 genomic stop codon), with amino-acid sequence MESSSPDSSRNSREIGYNFKITRMRSAAAEGEGNRIIHIMEGNEEHLASMHRKISEPPRLLTISAGRPSCCIFRVPESLVEVNGQAYQPRIVSIGPYHHGKPRLRMIEEHKWRYLGFLLKRIKEKGLVLDDLLKVLQPLEAKARDCYSETIQLGSDEFLEIMVLDGCFIVDLFRKVGNIVSIEPDDPIISMLWILPFFYRDFLRLENQIPFFILQCLFDLTKMPDEKSGRSLSMLALGFFNNAMLRPDEVIAKFHDLKGQHLLDLVRASFIPSEQDHEPSXVSAPTRLIHPISKLRRAGIKFLPGKSDSFLVMKFRHGVIEMPPITMDDFMSSFLLNCVAFEQCHQSRIKHFTDYATMLDCLVNSYKDVEYLCERNIVENYFGTEGEVARFINNIGKDTAFDINNCYLSKLFRDVHQHYRNSWYVQWASFKHTYFETPWSFISALAALILLLLTIAQTFFTIYAVYKPEK